The following is a genomic window from Candidatus Desulfarcum epimagneticum.
CCAGAGTGAAATCAAAAAAGTAAAATCAAAAATCTAATCCATGAATAAACCCGCCCTCCATCTGCCGAAAAACGCCATCTGGGAGCATTTCAAAGGCCCTGGCGAGCCGGCGCATTTTTACCATGCCAACGGTTTTCATCCCGGGGCGTACGGCCCGTTTCTGTCCCGGCTGGGCCGGCGGTTTCGCCTCAGCGCCCTGGCGCTTCGGGCCGTGTGGCCGGGCGCGGACGCGCGGGCCGGGGGAGGAGAGGAGTGGGGCCTTTACGCGGATGATTTGATCGCGTTTATCGAGGCCCAATGTCGGCCGCCGGTCATCGGCATGGGCCATTCCATGGGGGCCTCCTGCACGGCCCTGGCCGCGAACAGGCGGCCGGATCTTTTCAAAGCGCTGGTTTTGATCGAGCCCGCCATGGTCTCGCGCCCTCTGGCCGCCCTGCTTCGCCTGACGCCGAAACCCCTGGCCGCCTTTTTCCAGCCCATCCGGGGGACTTTGAAAAAAAGAGACCGCTGGCCGGACCGGGAATCCTTTCTGGCGGATTATCGAAAATTCAGGGGATACCGGCGTTTTGGCGAGGAAACGTTTCGCGCCATGGCCCGGCATGGGGTCCGGGAGGCCCCGGGCGGGGGAGTGGAGCTGACTTTTCCGAAAATATGGGAGGCGCGAAATTACACCCGGGCGCCCTTTCTGATCCACCAGCTCCGGCGCCTTTCCATGCCCTGCGTGGCGATTCGCGGCGAGCCGTCTTTGTTTTTCGGCGACGCTTTGTGGCGGGAATGGCAAAAACGCTGCCCCGACGCCGTTTTTAAAGAAAACCGGGCGTTCGGCCATCTGATGCCCCTTGAAAGCCCGTCGGCCTGCCAGGCGCTCATTGAAGAGGGGCTGGCCGAAGTTTTGTGAGCCGCGCGGCCCCGCGCCTCAAGTCTCCCGGCCGTATCGGGTGTTGATGAGATAAAGGCCCAGAAGCGTCACGGCGATGCCGCCTCCTTTGACCCAGGACATGGGCTCGCCCAGGAGCGCCACCCCTCCGGAAGCCGTCACCACAGGCATGACATAAAGGGAGGTGGAGATGGTTGAGGGCTTCATGTGTCTGAGGCACCAGTACCACATGGAGAAGCCGTAGATCATTCCCGGGATCACGCAAAACCCCATGGCCAGCCACAGGCCCGGCCCCATGTTCGCCAGGGCGTCGAGGTAATCTCCGGAAAGCGCGGGCGAAAGGCAGACGGACCCCGCGAAAAAGGGGACGGACATTAAAACCGCCGGGGAATGGCGGGCCACGATCTCCTTGCTTAAGATGACGTTGACGGCCCAGATCCCCGGTGTCAGCGCCGCGAAGGCCAGACCGGTCCAGTAGGACGCCCCCCATTCTTCCCCGGACAAAATCACCATCACCACCCCGGCCATGGAGATCAGGATGCTGGTCATGCGCCCGGCCATCCATTTTTCCTGCCCGGCCGCGGCCGCGATGAAATACACGATGACGGGCTCAATGGCCACAAACACGGCGGCCGTGCCCACGGTCACATGGACAATGGCCAGATTGTGGGACAGCATGGCGGTCACCGGGCCGAAGAGGGTGACCAGGGCCACAAGCCTGAAATCCTCCCGAAGCATTTGGGCCAGCTCGGCCCTTTTTTTGAGCAGGACAAAGACCAGGTAGAGAACCCCGGCTGAAAAAAACCGGGTGAAGGTCAGCTCCAGGGGGGTGAGAACGGACAGGAGCTTTTTTAAAAAAATGGGAACCATTCCCCATATGAGAAGAACGCCTCCCAGCCCGATGAAGGCCGCCGTCATGGTTCGGTTTTTTTTCCCTTTGAGGGCCAAGTCTTTTTCCCTTTATTTTTTCAGCGATTCATGCTGTGATGGGTTTGTTTAAAAAACAACGGGTCCCGGCGTTTTTTCGGGACCCGCTTCAAATCATATCTGTTAACATAAGGCATGGATTAAAAAATGTCCACAGGCGCGTGCGGAATAAATTGCGATGTCTGCCGGTTGCGTCACGCCGGCGTATGCTCCACGTGCGGCCCCGGGAACAGCCCGGAGGCGGCCCGGAAGATCGAGGCCCAGAAAAGGATTCTGGGCCGGCCCTGCCCCCTTCTGGAATGCGCCCGGGACCGGGGCGTCCGGCATTGTTTTCTGGACTGCGATCTGTTTCCGTGCGAGCGATTTGAGGACGGGGGATACCCCTACAGCCCGGGATTTTTAAGCATGCAGAAAAGACGGAGAAACCAGTCCGCGCCCCATCCCCAGGACATGGACATTCAAACCCCCGGCGAATACTGGGACGAGCTGGCCCGAATGGACATGGCCGGGCTCTGCCGCCGCTCCCTGTCGATGTGTCAGCCCCCGGCCGGGATTTCGCTGTCTTTTTTAAACGAGGACATCGTGGCGGACATGGAGAGCCGGACGGTTTTTCGCCTCTCCGGCGGCCGAAAGGAGTCCTGCCGGAATTCGCTTCTGGAGCTTTTGACCCTGGTGTATCTGCTGGGCGTGAAAGACGGCGGGGTTCAAAACCGTCCGGCGGGCCCCCGGGATTTGAAGGACGGCCATTTTTTCCAGGGCCCCCATGAGCTGGACGTCTCGGGGCTTGAAAAAAAATACGGCCGGGACCCGGACGCCTTTGAAAAAGCGGCGAAAAAATTAGGGGGCGTTCCCCAGGACATGGCCGACGCGGCGTTCAGGCTCAGACCCTTTCCCAAAATTCCTTTGTATTATCTTTTGTGGACACAGGATGGAGAATTCCCGGCCCGGGTCTCCATCCTGTTCGACCGGTCCATCGAGTCCCATTTTGAGGCCGACGCCATATGGGGAACGGTGTCGCTGGTCACCCGGCGGCTGATGGAGGCGGACGGATGAAAATCTCGGCCTTTCAAATGGATATCCAGTGGCACGACCGGAAGGCCAACCACGAAAAGGCCGCCCGGTTCGCCCGGGAGGCCCGGGACGGCGGGGCCGATCTGTTTATTTTACCGGAGATGTTTTCCACCGGCTTTTCCATGGACACAGGGGTCACGGCGGAGCCCATGGACGGTCCCACGCCCCAATGGATGCGCCGCCTGGCCCGGGACCTGGACATGGCCATTCTGGGAGGCTTTGTTTTGGCCGGACAGGAGGGGGAAAAGCCCCAAAACGTGTCTCTGGCCGTGGACAGGAAGGGCCGGGACGCGGCGCTGTACGCCAAAATTCACCAGATCGCGCTCATGGAGGAGGACCGCCATTACCGGCCCGGGGAAAAGCCCGCTCTTTTTGACATGGGGGGATTTAAGACGGCGTGTTTCATCTGCTATGACCTTCGCTTTCCGGAGCTTTTTCGTTCGGTGGCGGATGAATGCGGTTTTTCTGTGATCATCGCCTCATGGCCGGCGGCGCGCCGGGAGCACTGGGAGATTCTTCTCAGGGCCAGGGCCGTGGAGGGACAGAGCTTTGTGGCCGGGGTCAACCGGGTGGGGGAAGGCGGGGGGCATGCGTTCGCCGGCGGCACGGCCATCATCGATCCCAGGGGGAGGGAGATGGCGGCGGGCGGCGGCGCCCAGACCCTTGTGACCGCCGATATTCGAATGGAGACGGTCGCAAAGGTCCGCGCTGAAACGCCGTTTTTAAAAGACCGCAAACCCTGGCTTTTTTAAAAAAGGATAAACCCGTAAAAAATCACGGGACAGCGTCGTAAAAAATCACGGGACAGCGTCGTAAAAAATTACGGGACAGCGTCGTAAAAAATTCGATATACAAGGCGTGGTGGTTATTTTTAATTGAGGCAATACATGTTAAGTATGCCTCAATTAAAAATAAGCGCCGCAACACAGTAGATCGGATTTTTTACGGCGCTGTTTTATTTGTTTCGCTCATCCACCACCCGCACAGCCTTCCCCTCGCTTCTTTCAATGAATTTGGGGGCCACCAGCTCCACGATGACATTGATTCCCAGGTTGCCCTTGATGTGGCGGTTGATTTTCTGTTCAATTTCCGTTCGTTTTTCCTCCCGGGCCACATAAGACGCTTTTTTGCCCTCCACCTGGACTTTAAGCTGATCCAGGTATCCCTTTTTCCGGACGATGAGCCGGTAGTGGGGCTCGGCCTCATCCACGGCCAGAAGCAGGGATTCGATCTGGGACGGAAAGACGTTGACCCCGCTGATGATGAGCATGTCGTCGGCGCGGCCGTAAGTTTTTTCCATCTTGATCAGGGTTCTGCCGCAGGCGCATTTGTCCCGGTAAAGGACGGTGATGTCCTTGGTGCGGTACCGGATCATGGGCATGGCCCGCCTTTGCAGGGAGGTGAAGATCAGCTCCCCTTTCTGCCCGTAGGGCAGGGGATCGCCGGTTTCGGGGTCCACGATTTCGGCCAGGTAGTGGTCCTCGTTGATGTGCAGGCCGGTTTGCTCCGAGCAGTCAAAGGCCACGCCGGGGCCGCCCAGCTCGGTGAGGCCGTAGGCCTCCATGGCTTTGATGCCCATCCTTTCCTCGATTTCCTTTCGCATGGAGGCGGTCCAGGGCTCGGCGCCGAACACGCCCATGCTCACGGGCATGTCCGCGATGCTGGAGTCCAGCTCCTCGGCCCTTTCCGCGATGGTCAGGGCGTAGGAGGGGGTGGAGAACAGCGCGTCGATTTTAAAATCCCGCATGATGGTGATCTGGCGCTCGGTGAGCCCGGAGCTGGTGGGGACCACCGCGCAGCCCAGTTTCATGGCGCCCTGGTGGAAGCCCAGGCCCCCGGTGAAAAGGCCGTATCCGTAAGCGTTTTGAATGATGTGATCGGGCCG
Proteins encoded in this region:
- a CDS encoding membrane hypothetical protein (Evidence 5 : Unknown function) produces the protein MALKGKKNRTMTAAFIGLGGVLLIWGMVPIFLKKLLSVLTPLELTFTRFFSAGVLYLVFVLLKKRAELAQMLREDFRLVALVTLFGPVTAMLSHNLAIVHVTVGTAAVFVAIEPVIVYFIAAAAGQEKWMAGRMTSILISMAGVVMVILSGEEWGASYWTGLAFAALTPGIWAVNVILSKEIVARHSPAVLMSVPFFAGSVCLSPALSGDYLDALANMGPGLWLAMGFCVIPGMIYGFSMWYWCLRHMKPSTISTSLYVMPVVTASGGVALLGEPMSWVKGGGIAVTLLGLYLINTRYGRET
- a CDS encoding Phenylacetate-coenzyme A ligase, which produces MEPWNEEFECMDVEDIQKFQLEKLRETVRWSYEKTPFYKKKLDEKGVSPDDIQTLKDISKLPFTQKTDLRDNYPFGLCAVPMKDVVRIHASSGTTGKPVTGPYSAEDLKHWAECMARNLWAAGVRPDHIIQNAYGYGLFTGGLGFHQGAMKLGCAVVPTSSGLTERQITIMRDFKIDALFSTPSYALTIAERAEELDSSIADMPVSMGVFGAEPWTASMRKEIEERMGIKAMEAYGLTELGGPGVAFDCSEQTGLHINEDHYLAEIVDPETGDPLPYGQKGELIFTSLQRRAMPMIRYRTKDITVLYRDKCACGRTLIKMEKTYGRADDMLIISGVNVFPSQIESLLLAVDEAEPHYRLIVRKKGYLDQLKVQVEGKKASYVAREEKRTEIEQKINRHIKGNLGINVIVELVAPKFIERSEGKAVRVVDERNK
- a CDS encoding Pimeloyl-ACP methyl ester carboxylesterase, coding for MNKPALHLPKNAIWEHFKGPGEPAHFYHANGFHPGAYGPFLSRLGRRFRLSALALRAVWPGADARAGGGEEWGLYADDLIAFIEAQCRPPVIGMGHSMGASCTALAANRRPDLFKALVLIEPAMVSRPLAALLRLTPKPLAAFFQPIRGTLKKRDRWPDRESFLADYRKFRGYRRFGEETFRAMARHGVREAPGGGVELTFPKIWEARNYTRAPFLIHQLRRLSMPCVAIRGEPSLFFGDALWREWQKRCPDAVFKENRAFGHLMPLESPSACQALIEEGLAEVL
- a CDS encoding Carbon-nitrogen hydrolase, whose amino-acid sequence is MKISAFQMDIQWHDRKANHEKAARFAREARDGGADLFILPEMFSTGFSMDTGVTAEPMDGPTPQWMRRLARDLDMAILGGFVLAGQEGEKPQNVSLAVDRKGRDAALYAKIHQIALMEEDRHYRPGEKPALFDMGGFKTACFICYDLRFPELFRSVADECGFSVIIASWPAARREHWEILLRARAVEGQSFVAGVNRVGEGGGHAFAGGTAIIDPRGREMAAGGGAQTLVTADIRMETVAKVRAETPFLKDRKPWLF
- a CDS encoding conserved hypothetical protein (Evidence 4 : Unknown function but conserved in other organisms), giving the protein MSTGACGINCDVCRLRHAGVCSTCGPGNSPEAARKIEAQKRILGRPCPLLECARDRGVRHCFLDCDLFPCERFEDGGYPYSPGFLSMQKRRRNQSAPHPQDMDIQTPGEYWDELARMDMAGLCRRSLSMCQPPAGISLSFLNEDIVADMESRTVFRLSGGRKESCRNSLLELLTLVYLLGVKDGGVQNRPAGPRDLKDGHFFQGPHELDVSGLEKKYGRDPDAFEKAAKKLGGVPQDMADAAFRLRPFPKIPLYYLLWTQDGEFPARVSILFDRSIESHFEADAIWGTVSLVTRRLMEADG